A window of Longispora fulva contains these coding sequences:
- a CDS encoding amino acid ABC transporter permease, producing MTYQPSELQLERVAYKRSRAVRSVLIAAASTAVLGTVLVVAVTGSPGWQKVKETFLDLDTARSSLPAILDGLVLNLWLLLFCALGALALGLLVAVVKTLRGAVFFPVRALATAYTYGFRGMPLIIVLYVLCYGVPGLRFSWTPPVVVLGGIAIVVTYAAYIAEVFRAGIESVHPSQRAAARSLGLTYWQTMRHIVLPQAVRRVTPALLNDLVALQKDVGLVSIAGVIDAVRAAQIEVATSYNFTPYIIAGLIFVLLAIPLIAVTDWVTLRAARRQSAGGTS from the coding sequence GTGACGTACCAGCCCAGCGAGCTCCAGCTCGAACGGGTCGCCTACAAACGCTCCCGGGCGGTCCGTTCGGTGCTGATCGCGGCGGCGTCCACGGCCGTGCTCGGCACCGTCCTGGTCGTGGCCGTCACCGGCTCCCCCGGCTGGCAGAAGGTCAAGGAGACGTTCCTCGACCTCGACACCGCCCGGTCCTCGCTGCCGGCGATCCTCGACGGCCTGGTGCTCAACCTGTGGCTGCTGCTGTTCTGCGCTCTGGGCGCGCTGGCGCTCGGGCTGCTGGTCGCCGTCGTGAAGACCCTGCGCGGGGCGGTGTTCTTCCCGGTCCGGGCGCTGGCGACGGCGTACACCTACGGGTTCCGGGGCATGCCGCTGATCATCGTGCTGTACGTGCTCTGCTACGGCGTACCGGGCCTGCGGTTCTCGTGGACCCCGCCCGTCGTGGTGCTCGGCGGGATCGCGATCGTGGTGACGTACGCGGCGTACATCGCCGAAGTGTTCCGGGCCGGCATCGAGTCGGTGCACCCGAGCCAGCGGGCCGCCGCGCGCTCCCTGGGCCTCACGTACTGGCAGACGATGCGGCACATCGTGCTCCCGCAGGCCGTGCGCCGGGTGACGCCCGCGCTGCTCAACGACCTGGTCGCGTTGCAGAAGGACGTGGGGCTGGTGTCCATCGCCGGGGTGATCGACGCGGTCCGCGCCGCCCAGATCGAGGTCGCGACGAGCTACAACTTCACGCCGTACATCATCGCGGGTCTGATCTTCGTTCTGCTGGCCATCCCGCTGATCGCCGTCACCGACTGGGTGACGCTGCGGGCCGCCCGGCGGCAGTCGGCGGGAGGCACGTCGTGA
- a CDS encoding amino acid ABC transporter ATP-binding protein, translating into MNPVLSCVDVRKTFGANVVLDGLSLDVGEHEVVVLIGASGSGKSTLLRCVNLLEDIDDGAIRLDDEHITDPRVNPDKIRQKIGIVFQSFNLFPHMSVLDNITLAPVRVHGLSRRDAADKARELLARVGLADRAGEYPDRLSGGQQQRVAIVRALVNAPRLLLLDEVTSALDPELVGEVLSMVRDLKNDGMTMVIATHEMGFARQVADRVCFLHQGRVLESGPPAQVLGAPTEERTRQFVRRIIEAGRL; encoded by the coding sequence GTGAACCCGGTGCTGAGCTGCGTGGACGTCCGCAAGACCTTCGGTGCGAACGTGGTCCTCGACGGCCTGAGCCTCGACGTCGGCGAGCACGAGGTGGTAGTGCTGATCGGCGCGTCCGGCTCCGGAAAGTCCACCCTGCTGCGGTGCGTGAACCTGCTCGAGGACATCGACGACGGCGCGATCCGGCTCGACGACGAACACATCACCGACCCGCGGGTGAACCCGGACAAAATCCGGCAGAAGATCGGGATCGTGTTCCAGTCGTTCAACCTGTTCCCGCACATGAGCGTCCTGGACAACATCACCCTCGCACCGGTCCGGGTGCACGGCCTGTCCCGGCGCGACGCCGCCGACAAGGCCCGCGAGCTGCTGGCCCGGGTCGGGCTCGCCGACCGGGCGGGCGAGTATCCCGACCGGCTGTCCGGCGGCCAGCAGCAGCGGGTCGCGATCGTCCGCGCCCTGGTCAACGCGCCCCGGCTGCTGCTCCTCGACGAGGTCACCTCCGCGCTCGACCCGGAGCTGGTCGGCGAGGTGCTGAGCATGGTCCGCGACCTGAAGAACGACGGCATGACCATGGTGATCGCCACCCACGAGATGGGTTTCGCCCGGCAGGTCGCCGACCGGGTGTGCTTCCTGCACCAGGGCCGGGTGCTGGAGTCAGGGCCGCCGGCGCAGGTGTTGGGCGCGCCGACCGAGGAGCGGACCCGGCAGTTCGTGCGACGGATCATCGAGGCGGGAAGACTGTGA
- a CDS encoding Smr/MutS family protein has translation MKLKLDLHDIFNKGRDIERSLQDIINQAVEKKATSVEIIPGKGSGALKKTVLRFLERKDIKALYHRVEKDSDNFGRLFVHFKWKGKGH, from the coding sequence GTGAAGCTGAAGCTGGATCTGCACGACATCTTCAACAAGGGCCGCGACATCGAGCGGTCGCTGCAGGACATCATCAACCAGGCCGTCGAGAAGAAGGCCACCAGCGTCGAGATCATCCCGGGGAAGGGTTCCGGGGCGCTGAAGAAGACCGTGCTGCGGTTCCTGGAACGCAAGGACATCAAGGCGCTCTACCACCGGGTGGAGAAGGACTCCGACAATTTCGGTCGGCTCTTCGTCCATTTCAAGTGGAAGGGCAAAGGCCACTAG